In the Sorghum bicolor cultivar BTx623 chromosome 4, Sorghum_bicolor_NCBIv3, whole genome shotgun sequence genome, aggtTCACTTATCACTGCAAGTGTAGGACAAGCCTCTGGTGAAAATGAACTGCGTACAATAGTAATTTCCATCGATGTGTCATCAAGCTGGTCACCATCCGAGGCCAAATTTTTGTCAACATGATTATCACCATTTTGCTTCTTAAAATGGATGAATTCCTCAACGACAGAATTGGAATCTGGTAGAGTAACGCAAGGATCAGGGAAATGATCTAATCCACCTGATATTACTTCGTGTTTGAGTTTTTCCTTCATCAGTTGCTCTTCATCCAGTGTTGTAGAATGCAGCGCATCAAGTTTGAAAAACTGGAGCCTCATGTGCGCCAAAAAAGAATGCATAAACATAGTGAACCACTGAATCACCAACTTTATTTGGTCAATTTTCATCTCTTCATCAATGTTACTTGTCCTAATGTGTTGAACAACTGCATGGCATACCTCTTTCAGTTTCTTAACTTGATTGTCTCTCTGTGTTCTTAAATTTAATATCTGAAGTTCTTGCTTCTCAATGATATCCCTCTCTCTTGAGGAAAAAATGCTGTTAAATAAGTCTATTCTTTTCATTGCAGCATTACTAGGAGATTCTTCGCTTAAGAGATGTTGTTCTCTGCCAGCATCTGGAGCAGATACCAATTCGTGCTCATCTGAAACCATCACCTTCTTCTCAGTGGCGGACGCGCTATCATCAGTGCCATTTGTGAAGTTACCATGAAGATCCATTGCCTGCTTCGGCAAATTGTGGTCACTTCTCAAGTTAGCATATGAGCTCTCATGTGGTGATAATCTATCATTGATTCTTCCACCTGGTTTATGTGCAACCTTTTCTTTTAGGATACCATTTTCTTTATAGAAAAATTCTGCGAGCTCCTCACTGCATTCATATTTCAAGCCATCTGAAGCAAGGGCAAGTGATTCTCGATGATCCAACTTAGTGTATTTCAGAAAAGAAGCAGCACGCCAACACTGAAGCAAGTAATAAAGAAATTTATCGTATTGGGTAAAGCCGATGTAAAAGCAAACAAAGTAACACTAGTTGGTGCCTCCCTTACCAAGGCTATGTTGAACGCGTGTAGTATGCACCGTGGCTCCCGCACAACCAGATGATTCTTTAAAAGATATTCAAGGAACTGCTTGGCCAGAAAATGTACATTATCCTGCAGTTTTAAAATGAAACAGAGTTCAGAACCAGAGGAACAGATACTTCCACAAATACTGAAATCAGAATGATACTAAATGCAACAAGAACAGAGAGGGAGGAAAAAAGTTAGCAGGAAGACTTTTCATGTTAAAATAGAACAAGCAGTGATCTAGGAAGTCCTTGTTTCTAGTTTAGAGCAAAAGAAAAACAATAAAAGAGCTTAGACTATACATACTGGTAGCTTTAACACCATCATTAGCTTTGACAGTTCATGCTTAATTTCAGCGTGAAGACTTTTGGGTGTGCTCATGTTTGCCACTCCTTCAGAATGAACTTTATTAGAAAAATGCAATATGTATACCTACAGAACAAAAATACTAACTTCAGATTGTAATTTCAGATTGTTTTACCTTTCTCAGGAACTAGATGAAGGTCAGCACTTGATGGAGTACTAATTTCAGGAAGCAGGTCATGATTAATTACATCCAAACGGAACTTTGAAGATGAACCTGCAGTTTCACATGTGTTTCTATGCTCCCTTCTGGATGTGTTAGTTTCTTCAGTGGTAACTTTGATTGGTTTATAGCGCTCACAATAAGATTTCCCATCCAGCAAATTTAACCAGAATTTAGGTGGATCTCCATCCAGTGAAGACACCCCCTCCTTCTCTCCTATCAGAGAAATGTTTCTTGAATAAAACTCACCACTCATGCAAGCTTTTGATATGGTTGTACTATTTACTTTGCTGCTATCTTCAACCTCAGTAGACAGTTCAGTTAagaattccaaaattactttatcCATAAAGATTGTGCCCCTTTCATTACTTTTACTTGCGCAGTTATCATGTTGaagctcatcaactctgttGAAGAGGAATGATACACCCCAGCTGACCAAGCAATGGCTTAAACTAGATGTTATGCCTTGGCCGTTGCTATCAATAATCATGCTTTGCTTGGCGAGCACAAGACTCTTCTCCTCCACTGTGAAAGGAGTATATAAGCGGAAAATGCGCACATACTTCAGTTGTGACCCTATCTTGAGCTTTCGAAGAGCCTTCAGATCATTTAGTGGATTCAAGTCACTACCATAAATGATAATGGAATCAATAGATGAAAGATTAATGCTGGGTTGGCATGCACGGCTATCGATCAGAAAAACAAATCTCCCTTTGGTCGTGTCGTTGAACATATTCATTGCTTCTTGCTTCATTGCAAATGCTGAACGGTTTTGAACACGTTCGTATGACTCCGGGCCAAATTTATGGCGCACGAGGTCTTCCAAGATGTTGCCCATTCGGTCTCCAACTGCCCCATCAGACTGCCAcaatgaaaaaaaaagttgaaaTAGTGCTGAACTCATAGATTGAAGCATGCCTTTGATGCATGCTAACTGCAGAAGGCTAGCATAAGCAAGAAAAATGTAGAAGGCAAAGTTAATACCAGTAACAGAGAGAATACCACAGTTCAGAATAAGCTAATTAGAATTATCCATTATCCAGTTCCTAATAAATCGTTTTTACTGGTTAACGTTGGAGTTAGTCAACCAATATAGCTTGAAACCTTTGACGATGATAAAATTGATAAATTGAGTATAACATAGAATACCTAGGGAAGCCAAATATTTGAGTAATTATGATTGTAATGACTGCTAAACTAGAAGTAAGAGAAAGAAAAGGCAGGCATAACTCACTTGAAAAAGAACAATGACTCTTAACCTCTTGTTTCTGATCTCTTTGAGCATTTTTTCAAGAAGCAATAATTTTCCACTCACACACATTCTATCATCTCTAGATTCAATTATATCTCGAGTGTTGGCAAGTGAATGTTGTAGGTCAACAAGGCAAGGGTGATTGCAGCACTgttacatacaaccaagatgagATCAGAATCCGTGATAACATGAAAAACTTCAAAGAAAATGTGTGTAGTCATGCAAATTGCAAGGGTGCTGTCTACTTAGTACAGAAGAGAACAGATATTTTGAAAACAAACCTTCCAAAGAGACATGACAACGTCACAAAGAGCTCCAGCACTGTCAGTTGTCATTTGTGACTGCAGGACAGAGGAATTTGCAAGCAATATAGAAGAATAGAGTTCTAGCTGCACTTGTGAAAGGTAAGCCGGAACCCAATACTCCAAAAATTTTGAAGAACCTGCTTTTCGTTCATATGCAATATGGCGTGTAAACCTTGCTCTTAACATAGCAAGGCTATCAGTCTCAATGTAATCTCCACTGTCTTCTTGTTCCGAGTTAAGGAAATCTAGCAACTTCTTGTACTCAGGAAGACTATCCTACAAAACAGTAAGAAACATGGAACTATTTGAGCACTGCTATAGAAGTGAATATGTAGTTTAGAGTTGATGAAAGGCACCTTCAGTGGAGAGCTCAAAAGCACCATCCTAAAATCTGTTGGTAGTTGCTTGAGTTGTTTGAGGAGTTTTGCAACTGAGTCTTGACAATAATCAACAATAACTGACTCCCAAACAATGCCCTCTACACTTTTAATGTCCTGTGCCATAGTAGACAGGAAAATATCAAAATTAAATGAAACACAGAAACCACATTCggtttattttctttctagggtGTAATATGTGCCCTAATCCATAAGGAATATTCATGGGGCCAAAAAGATCATTGCCAATTACCTCTAAGATAACATCAGGATGAGCTAGGAGAACATGCAACATTGTGTGACTTCCATTCCCATGGAACTCCGGATTTTGAATTAGTTTAAGCACATCCTTCTCCCCATCAAACACAACAACGTTGATAGATGGTGCAAAGCGATTGAACTCAGCCTTCCATAAGGGAAGAGAAGAAGTTGTGACAAGTAGAAAAGAATGGCAAGCATCCGGTAAAACCGACGATATGAAAAAGATGGTCTTCATTACATGCTCCTGTATGGTACATAAGTCAATTAGTCAAACCatgtttctttttatttttgtatcaAGGGGAAATAAGATCCAAATCTAAACATAACTGCAAAGATGTGCATGCAGAAATAAAACAGCATATTTCACATAAAAGAATTTCATCAAACATCTAACAAAGTAACAATACCAGTATAATTAGAAACCAACAAAACAGAAAATGATAGTGTAAGTAGAAGGTCCAATAATACTATGTTATTTATGGGTGTAACACTTAATGCTGACTTGGGTACCTCCTACCTTATCATCAACAAAGACAGCACCTTGAGACTTGTGCCGGAACTCAAGAAGCTTATTTACAGAACACAGATGATCATTATCAAAATCAGGATGGCACCCATCTGGCAATCTCTGAAGTTTCTGAAATTGGTTTTCCTTAACCTGTAAAGAACAAAAAATGTGTGTTTCATAGCCAATACAACAAGTGGGCAGTAATGTAAATCAGGTTAAGAATACATGACTAAAAAAGAAGCAGAACTTTCTGTTTTCAGGCAGACCTTCTTTATTTTTGTGGGAACAGTTGATTGCTTGGAGTTAACAACTTCATCTGTAAAATTAGACACAAATCAGATATGGTAACATATTTGCAAGAAACTAACGTGTCGTAAATAGCCAAGAGTGGTTATCACATTTCTCTTCCATGCTGAATCTAATGTAGATGCTTTACACATAAATTTTTGTTGCATCCATGTCCGACACACAAAGTTTTTGGTAAGAATTCCAGATGCTTATTTCTTCCAGCATTTAATAATGCAAATTTTCTAATTCCATGTGTACCATCAGTTTATTCCCATATAAAATTTCAAATGTTTGTAAGAAATAGACAACCCCTTGATTTTGCTGGTAAACAACAAAAACAATTTTGCATCATGGTGACAACATGTGACCTAGTGGATAAGGAGAGGGCATCAAGTACCTGTGTGTTTCCCTTTTAGGTATGTAAATAGTCCCAAGTAGCGACTTGTTCGCATACACCTTCGTTTAACTGGTGAGCCCCTAGCATTCCCAACCGTGACGTACTCACTTGTATGCCCTCCTGCATGGTCCTCAGAGCTAGAAGTTCCGTTGGGATCTCTCAACGCCGCAGAAGATGGAGCACTGATCTTGCCCGCATTTGAAACTCCACAAGGTGCCTCCTCCTCATTTACCACCTTCCGCTTCTTCTGGGACGGCTCTGGCACCTCACTCCCCAACCTCATGGGAGGATGTGCCCTCCTCCTCGCGCTCGGCGCTTTGGTCATGTGGCCTGACCCCGAGTGAGAGCTACTAATGACGCCCTGGCCGTCATTCCCGCTCGCCATGTTGCCTCCAGCTGCTCCATCCATCGATGATCCTCCTGAAGTGTTGGCCATTTTGCATCTGTAGCAATAGTATAAAACATGGAATAAACTTTTTGTCAATCACAAGGCAGCAGGAAAGGCACATGCACGCACACACCATAGAGAAAATAGCAGGAGCGCTCCTATATATCATATAAGAGTATAAGACGAAGAGGAAGCCCGAGTGTTTCATTGTTTGATTTACATTTTGACCAAAAACACACATGCAAAACATAATGCCTTAATCTATCCACAGATGACCACATGCGTGTCTTCGCAGCAAAATTTGGAGGGTCACTTGTGGTGTCTAGTGGATGCTAGGGACCACAGCTGGACATGGCTGCTGTCTAAGATGGTTTTGTGGTATTTGTGATTGTGGTCGCATTTTTACACTCCCTGGTGTGTCGATGACTCCCTAAGTGAGTTTGggctggtgtgtgtgtgtgtgtgtgtgactccctaagtgagtttgtgtgtgactCCCTAAGTGAGTTTGGGCTGCTGTGGGTGGGTGTGGGTGTGGGTGGGAGGGGGGaggctgtgtgtgtgtgtgtgtgtgggcgaGGGGGGGGGTCCTAATATCATGTCTTCCTTCTTAATGCAACGATGCGCAGGTACCCTGTGTATTTATTCGAGAAAAAGAAATACCGTCTCTGGCTCATGATGACATAGAGGGCAGATCAGATTGCACAGCCAATGCCGCACCACAAGCTGATCCGCTGCCAAGGTCTTTGCTTGTATATGTATCAAACACATTTCAAAGCACCATTGTTTGCCTTCGGCGTGTGCTTTGCAAACTGAGCCTGCTTTGAAAGTGCAGTAGGAACCAATTAAGGGAATTGTGAAAGCAAGTTAGGCTGACTTGGCACTGAATTCTCCTCTGGCTGTCCATTCCCAACGCACCATTATACGGCAAAGCAGAATGAACACTACCCTAAACTACAGGCACTCCGCATTAGCTGTCCATTCCCAAGGCACCGTACACACAGTAACCAGAATGaacttttttttccaaaaagagTAGCCAGAATGAACAATACCCTAAACCATAGGCACTCCGCATTCCTCCAAAACTAGTAGGTGACGTTTGGATTGTGGGAAAACCATAGTGGGAATGAGAAATCATGGAGGATGGATAGCCTAACCCTTCTTTGGATATAAAGAATGGGGTATGAACTGGGTATGGGTTAGGGATAAGATGCGTTCATATCCCACTGATCTATACCCAGCGGGAAGGGTGGGTTATGGCTGGAATGAGGAGCAGACGAATCGATGCGGTGCGCACCTGATTGCCGCAGCCATCGATAGGCAGGAGGGCGTCGAGAACGGGCCTGcctgcgccgccgtcgccgccggcgcTGGAGAGCCCCAACCGCCCTCGTCGCGCGCGTACAGGAGCAGCAGCCACCCCCAGTGGAGCCCTCGTCGTCAACCGCGCGGTCCGGTAGGCAATGGAAGGGACCAGGCCAGGAACGAGAAGGTGTcgggttgttttttttttctctctctctctcgataTCGTGCTATTTTTCTCTCGCAATAAATCAATCAACATTACTTTCTGTCATGTATTTATGAGCCAAACAAATAAAATGATCATCTTTTGTCAATAATACAAGAGTGTAAGAGAAAATATGGCTGAGAAGTGCTAATTGGAATAGTTATTAGAGGAGttatatctctcttttttttaagaggAGATTAGAGGAATGTTGGTGATCGAAAACACAGAGAGATGTTGGCAACTATTGGAGCAATGAAAAAACATAATTATCCCTAATATGACCGTTTTATGGGGATAGACTGCTACATTCCTATCTCATACCCCGTCTTTCTTATACCTAGCTATATTTCCCTATTCTTAATCTAACCCTCACCATAGAGTCTAAATTCCGCACGCTGAGAATAGGCACTTCCACATTCCTATGAAACTAGGGTCTAAAGCACGATGAGAAGGCGCACTGAGAAAGAGAAGAGGAGCTGGCGGGTGGGTGGAATCGTACCTTAGTGGCCAGGCGAGGGAACACGGGGTGGGGAATGAGGCGACAAAGTTGGCGACGCTAGGGTTAGGCGTAATTGGTGCCGACAAGCTCGGGCAACCGATGTGTAGAGAAAATACAGCAAGGCGAGGCGATGGGGTGGTGGGCAGTGGCAAGGCCCCTTTTCTTTAGTCCTATGTTTCCTCTCTCCTTCCTTCCCCCATGTGGCCCTGTCGTCCTCCATCTCTCTCTCACCATTGAATGTTGATGATTGATGGGGAGTGTTTTTGCTCTTTCTTCTCTCGCTCCGAGACATGTGAACTCGTGTCAGGTGAATCATTATAAATAATAAAAACATAAATTAATGGTACTATGAtaatacaaaaaaaaacattCCCATATTGTTGTTATTGTGTTATCATATTACCTTTTTGTTGTGCGTGTCTATAACCAATACCACTACATGTGAAATGTCTAGTACACTCGATGTGTTGATAATCAATACCACTATGTGTGAAATGTCTACTACACTCGATGATTAATAACTATAGTATACTATGATAACACAAACAAATGACGACCAAACACGAGCGatctatatatatgcatataataAGCCTTTGAACAAGCAAATATACTATGCTTGATAATAGAAGGAACggaatatataaataaataaatatggtATTGGTATAATGGGTTACTATTTTACTTTCTCATCATGTGTTTATGACACTCCGAGGCATGACGTCTAGCAACATTAAATGATAAcaacaaataaaataattatctCATTACCTACCAAGTTTATGTATTTGTTCTCATTCACTATATAGACAAGTTTATGCTCTAGCTATCTTTTTATCACCAATCATGACACAATAAACACCAGTAAAGTTGCATTCACATTTCAACGAGGAATAGTAATAGAAAAGTGCCACTTCTCAGCTGGTGTGCAGACAATAGGAAACATAATGTTGTAAAAGGAATATGCAATGAACAGAGGAGACTAACTGTTTTAGCAATGACACTAGCCAAAAACATAAAAGAACCATGTAAGATTGGTGTTTTGTAAAGATGATTATGGTAGGTAGAAAAGTTGGCCAACTATTCACAAGTGTGGAATAGACACAATACCATAAACAC is a window encoding:
- the LOC8066503 gene encoding uncharacterized protein LOC8066503 isoform X1 → MAAAIRCKMANTSGGSSMDGAAGGNMASGNDGQGVISSSHSGSGHMTKAPSARRRAHPPMRLGSEVPEPSQKKRKVVNEEEAPCGVSNAGKISAPSSAALRDPNGTSSSEDHAGGHTSEYVTVGNARGSPVKRRCMRTSRYLGLFTYLKGKHTDEVVNSKQSTVPTKIKKVKENQFQKLQRLPDGCHPDFDNDHLCSVNKLLEFRHKSQGAVFVDDKEHVMKTIFFISSVLPDACHSFLLVTTSSLPLWKAEFNRFAPSINVVVFDGEKDVLKLIQNPEFHGNGSHTMLHVLLAHPDVILEDIKSVEGIVWESVIVDYCQDSVAKLLKQLKQLPTDFRMVLLSSPLKDSLPEYKKLLDFLNSEQEDSGDYIETDSLAMLRARFTRHIAYERKAGSSKFLEYWVPAYLSQVQLELYSSILLANSSVLQSQMTTDSAGALCDVVMSLWKCCNHPCLVDLQHSLANTRDIIESRDDRMCVSGKLLLLEKMLKEIRNKRLRVIVLFQSDGAVGDRMGNILEDLVRHKFGPESYERVQNRSAFAMKQEAMNMFNDTTKGRFVFLIDSRACQPSINLSSIDSIIIYGSDLNPLNDLKALRKLKIGSQLKYVRIFRLYTPFTVEEKSLVLAKQSMIIDSNGQGITSSLSHCLVSWGVSFLFNRVDELQHDNCASKSNERGTIFMDKVILEFLTELSTEVEDSSKVNSTTISKACMSGEFYSRNISLIGEKEGVSSLDGDPPKFWLNLLDGKSYCERYKPIKVTTEETNTSRREHRNTCETAGSSSKFRLDVINHDLLPEISTPSSADLHLVPEKGVANMSTPKSLHAEIKHELSKLMMVLKLPDNVHFLAKQFLEYLLKNHLVVREPRCILHAFNIALCWRAASFLKYTKLDHRESLALASDGLKYECSEELAEFFYKENGILKEKVAHKPGGRINDRLSPHESSYANLRSDHNLPKQAMDLHGNFTNGTDDSASATEKKVMVSDEHELVSAPDAGREQHLLSEESPSNAAMKRIDLFNSIFSSRERDIIEKQELQILNLRTQRDNQVKKLKEVCHAVVQHIRTSNIDEEMKIDQIKLVIQWFTMFMHSFLAHMRLQFFKLDALHSTTLDEEQLMKEKLKHEVISGGLDHFPDPCVTLPDSNSVVEEFIHFKKQNGDNHVDKNLASDGDQLDDTSMEITIVRSSFSPEACPTLAVISEPTEAHMRSAGRAASESVDLPDNNNHGSSDGIDYQRACSASSIPTCHDSINQESSTGDGRSIEHAKGVNIANPSMFPGSATSLVGINAENDSTVAADPDHMELPILASPQNVTTLLLPTAEEPSDTLPAMAAQDLQTEMQTTCPTLGAQHQKVCPDDSSKMNHEPDTATGMLQEGTTSDNLGDSSKVNVEPDTTTGMLQEGINFDHLDDSSAGVKEKNIDTVAADPLNSESRSYIAPNNPAVVPEAWVAETQSDQSSMPAQHSTRLPTQRRLPISGHPPEEADPSSNLDTEAAQQPDIEPSSTTLDADSSEETTTVLSQGGSKNHDVDNDGTVHAQKAHSESPILAAPQSSAMLSLPLEVRSRANISSTSSLQSNDASSRHAPAMSESPGMLGTLAEQDLHPDMRPSTSLLDVPLQRMFPGDRSRTGCQPDRVTDLSEEGETEYLTCTTSNLSTLPFSGEAETENGQASMPAQEITSPHIQHSLATSQHPVGDLQPPTLILSEEAERAGLLCTSASLGLQPSVTIQEDVPLERTDLSGMPMTQCTTVLQSVEPSCDPHAEEAGTCGMLSAPDLQSGMRSSSPLQDQLAEAEGAGICGTVRAQNLQPETQPSTSAQHIPQERTHPNERIQIGLQPNTTSGPEQLAQLSTVAPASLLCSSEPLINELEKLKYYKAVLSKNHEHKKSQLQTECNQEIEKVKEKYELLLQEEDSAYHRLTTDINRIYTKVFVHQSLAEKFRKLKASSVQERSASPTIWQAPQSSQHAPCGTTAAQTTLLPVASSLTTRPPVLISSHTTTGPYIQPSQVARPPASGAIQLQPVLPGNLSRAAPSPVGSMPPRNGIYEGVGAQSRGPAPHFQQLRMPAPSTMVRRDEQQPNITYPGVITLRQSAPGMFESSASGNALAGIPLTSMAPSSVQQTMPSASNSHPAFPASSLLPGSGPESMGNFAQSNSRIPAAMASQQALGLNPAFHHMGGGPLNIESRIQQALAHIGGTAQAAPDQSQEVLRRLLQRLPQVMAPSSVQPTASSSHLAPMAARQQAGFPNPAPDNMAGPLNAAAGVQQPVVRIGNQSYQVPSSLLERLVNAAAGVHESGQLPGTSLQGSSGASREVVCLSDDEE
- the LOC8066503 gene encoding uncharacterized protein LOC8066503 isoform X2; translated protein: MSQRRCKMANTSGGSSMDGAAGGNMASGNDGQGVISSSHSGSGHMTKAPSARRRAHPPMRLGSEVPEPSQKKRKVVNEEEAPCGVSNAGKISAPSSAALRDPNGTSSSEDHAGGHTSEYVTVGNARGSPVKRRCMRTSRYLGLFTYLKGKHTDEVVNSKQSTVPTKIKKVKENQFQKLQRLPDGCHPDFDNDHLCSVNKLLEFRHKSQGAVFVDDKEHVMKTIFFISSVLPDACHSFLLVTTSSLPLWKAEFNRFAPSINVVVFDGEKDVLKLIQNPEFHGNGSHTMLHVLLAHPDVILEDIKSVEGIVWESVIVDYCQDSVAKLLKQLKQLPTDFRMVLLSSPLKDSLPEYKKLLDFLNSEQEDSGDYIETDSLAMLRARFTRHIAYERKAGSSKFLEYWVPAYLSQVQLELYSSILLANSSVLQSQMTTDSAGALCDVVMSLWKCCNHPCLVDLQHSLANTRDIIESRDDRMCVSGKLLLLEKMLKEIRNKRLRVIVLFQSDGAVGDRMGNILEDLVRHKFGPESYERVQNRSAFAMKQEAMNMFNDTTKGRFVFLIDSRACQPSINLSSIDSIIIYGSDLNPLNDLKALRKLKIGSQLKYVRIFRLYTPFTVEEKSLVLAKQSMIIDSNGQGITSSLSHCLVSWGVSFLFNRVDELQHDNCASKSNERGTIFMDKVILEFLTELSTEVEDSSKVNSTTISKACMSGEFYSRNISLIGEKEGVSSLDGDPPKFWLNLLDGKSYCERYKPIKVTTEETNTSRREHRNTCETAGSSSKFRLDVINHDLLPEISTPSSADLHLVPEKGVANMSTPKSLHAEIKHELSKLMMVLKLPDNVHFLAKQFLEYLLKNHLVVREPRCILHAFNIALCWRAASFLKYTKLDHRESLALASDGLKYECSEELAEFFYKENGILKEKVAHKPGGRINDRLSPHESSYANLRSDHNLPKQAMDLHGNFTNGTDDSASATEKKVMVSDEHELVSAPDAGREQHLLSEESPSNAAMKRIDLFNSIFSSRERDIIEKQELQILNLRTQRDNQVKKLKEVCHAVVQHIRTSNIDEEMKIDQIKLVIQWFTMFMHSFLAHMRLQFFKLDALHSTTLDEEQLMKEKLKHEVISGGLDHFPDPCVTLPDSNSVVEEFIHFKKQNGDNHVDKNLASDGDQLDDTSMEITIVRSSFSPEACPTLAVISEPTEAHMRSAGRAASESVDLPDNNNHGSSDGIDYQRACSASSIPTCHDSINQESSTGDGRSIEHAKGVNIANPSMFPGSATSLVGINAENDSTVAADPDHMELPILASPQNVTTLLLPTAEEPSDTLPAMAAQDLQTEMQTTCPTLGAQHQKVCPDDSSKMNHEPDTATGMLQEGTTSDNLGDSSKVNVEPDTTTGMLQEGINFDHLDDSSAGVKEKNIDTVAADPLNSESRSYIAPNNPAVVPEAWVAETQSDQSSMPAQHSTRLPTQRRLPISGHPPEEADPSSNLDTEAAQQPDIEPSSTTLDADSSEETTTVLSQGGSKNHDVDNDGTVHAQKAHSESPILAAPQSSAMLSLPLEVRSRANISSTSSLQSNDASSRHAPAMSESPGMLGTLAEQDLHPDMRPSTSLLDVPLQRMFPGDRSRTGCQPDRVTDLSEEGETEYLTCTTSNLSTLPFSGEAETENGQASMPAQEITSPHIQHSLATSQHPVGDLQPPTLILSEEAERAGLLCTSASLGLQPSVTIQEDVPLERTDLSGMPMTQCTTVLQSVEPSCDPHAEEAGTCGMLSAPDLQSGMRSSSPLQDQLAEAEGAGICGTVRAQNLQPETQPSTSAQHIPQERTHPNERIQIGLQPNTTSGPEQLAQLSTVAPASLLCSSEPLINELEKLKYYKAVLSKNHEHKKSQLQTECNQEIEKVKEKYELLLQEEDSAYHRLTTDINRIYTKVFVHQSLAEKFRKLKASSVQERSASPTIWQAPQSSQHAPCGTTAAQTTLLPVASSLTTRPPVLISSHTTTGPYIQPSQVARPPASGAIQLQPVLPGNLSRAAPSPVGSMPPRNGIYEGVGAQSRGPAPHFQQLRMPAPSTMVRRDEQQPNITYPGVITLRQSAPGMFESSASGNALAGIPLTSMAPSSVQQTMPSASNSHPAFPASSLLPGSGPESMGNFAQSNSRIPAAMASQQALGLNPAFHHMGGGPLNIESRIQQALAHIGGTAQAAPDQSQEVLRRLLQRLPQVMAPSSVQPTASSSHLAPMAARQQAGFPNPAPDNMAGPLNAAAGVQQPVVRIGNQSYQVPSSLLERLVNAAAGVHESGQLPGTSLQGSSGASREVVCLSDDEE